A segment of the Eubalaena glacialis isolate mEubGla1 chromosome 14, mEubGla1.1.hap2.+ XY, whole genome shotgun sequence genome:
GGGGCCTTTGGATGACTATGATTTACCAGTATGGGAGGCAGTagaacacagtggttaagaggctGGGGTCCTGAATCAGAACTTTGAGTTTGAATCCCATTAGTTGAATCTTTTATTAGTTTTGAGAACTTGGGAAAATTGTAATAGGTTTTCCTCtattataaaatgtgaataatatctTTATCATAGagttttatgaagattaaatgggttaaattatataaaatacttaTCAACATGTTTGGCATATAATAAACTTTCAGTAAGTTACTTTAAAGTGTCAAAGGAACTTACAAAAAACACTGCAATTAAAACCATAATTTCATTGTCCTATAAGAGTCAATtctgataaataaaaatacctcTAGCAAATATTGGATGTACTTTTCTATACCCTCAAAGATAGAAATGATGAAagttaagcattttaaaatatttaaatattttcttttacttccatAAAAGATAGGgccctagaaagaaaaaaaaattttttttccttatagattTCATAACTTCAGTGTAATTCAGCACATTTGTTGGATACTATTGCCGAGATCCTGAGCTAGGAGACAGGGAAACAAAATTGAGACAGGGTTCCTACCCACAAGGAGTTTACAGTATACTGTTTAATGCTTCATTGCTCTTTAGAGACTAAACACCAAACCAACAGGCTGAAATGTGCCTTTAGATGCTTACTTTACTTTAAATAGTGGAACCTAGATGGGATAGATAAACGTCTTTAGGACAGCACTacccagtagaactttctgtgacgATGAAACTGTTCTGTGTATGTGCCGTGTAATAGGGTAACCACTGATCAtgtgtggctattgagcatttgaaatgtggctagtgcaactgagaaactacatttttaatttcattttaatttagctACACGTGTCTGGTGGGTACCAGATTGAACAGTGCATCTCTAGAGTGTATTTCTCAAGCTATCTGATGAAAAGGACAAGTTATTTTAAACTTCAAATGTTATGGgctaacatttttataaaatgcaataaaaattattgcaaggacaaaatgagaaaaaattaaagacatgcaaaataccacctcattttaaaaatattagattcAACAGACATAAAATTACTCTGCCAAAATTGCTGTAAAAGTTTCTAAACACTCTCAACTTCTGTATTGTTATCATGTGCCAGTGACACATAGTTTTTAGACCGGCAATGGTcatagaccacactttgagcTAGGAAGAGGTCTTTTTTTGCCTAATGTGCCTAACACATAATTTCCTGAAATCAGCTCTTTGTTAAAATTACTGgtacagataattttttttacatatttaagcATAATTCAGTAATGTGGTTACTGATATAGCAGTTAACACTCCTTACAGCAAGTCTTGTCCAGGACAGCTGAATATTGACATTGTAATGTGGTCACCTTCAAGGTAGACTGGGAAGGCTTATTTGATCCAGTGAAGCCATTTTTGCAGTTGGAGGTATAAGCTGAAAAATCCTTCCTCCTGTAAAGTTCAGCTCGATATTTACAGCAGCCAAATTTGCTCAGCAACAGAAAGAAATCCCTTCGGAATGCCTTTGTGAAAATTGCATACAGAAACGGATTGGCACACGAATTGACAGgataaaaaagaaccagtaaaACCTTAGAATTGGTTACTGTAATAAGGGGCACTTTGAAGGCAGCTGAGATGGCAAAGAAAGAGATTGGTGCCATGCAGGTGAAATCGGTGAAGATGAGGACTGCCATTTTCTTAGCAATCTTTGTATCTTTGTTAGTAGCCATCAGCTCTGGATTTTGAactgcaaaataaattttaatgtagcAAGCACAAATGATGATGAAGGCCACTACATTGAGCATCAGGATGGTTAATATGTAGACCTGTGAGAGAGTGGTTTCCACATCCATGGGGAGGCAAATGCTGACCTTCATGTAATTGCTGACACCCACAAGAGGCAACATGGCGATTAGAGTAGAAAAGAGCCATCCTCCAAGCATAATCGGAATGGCATGTTTTAATCGCAGCTTTTGGTCCAGCTGAATAGCATAGGTGATGGTGTGCCATCTTTCTAGTGTGATGACTGTGAGGGTGTAGACAGAAAGTTCACTTGCAAATACAGTGAAGAAGCCAGCAGCGCTACATCCACTCCCTGTCTGCCAATCTATGGCATGGTTATAATACTGGCCTTTGGTTTGGGCATCAACTGAGGCAATGAGTAGCAGGTAGAGCCCCATGCAGAAGTCTGCAAAGGAGAGGTTGCACATGAGAAAGCGGGGCACTGTCAGTTTATAACGACTGGTCAGGAGAACAAAGAGGACAGTCACATTTCCCGTGATGGCTAAAATATTAATCAGCCAAATCAGTACTCTAAGGAAGTCATAGCCCATAATATCTTCACAGGGATTAAAAGCATCTGGTTCAGGAGCACATTGGAGTGTCTTGGGTAAGCAGAAACCATAGTCATAATCCCAGCCACTCAGTTCACTCTCAGCAAAGATGGCAGAATAACTGTAAGAAGAATAGTTTGGCTCAATGTAAACTTAGAATTTTTATGATTCTGGGtattgaaaatattcagaaatcatCCGTagtgtttttttaaggaaaacaaacaaaaggaaacaaagtcaCAGCAGCCTTAGTCTTACATTTATTTATCTGAGAACTCTGAATTGATGTAGGATTTCCTTAAGAAGGGAATGAAAAAccatttagacttttttttttaatatgtagatTTTACACAATGATGCAAAGACTTAATGAAGCTGTGTACAGAGGAtgattttctttggaaaacaaatttaGAGACATAATCTTGCTTGCTCAATGTAAAAGAACCCTTTCTTGACATTTTCTTAGCTATTTATCTCCTTTAGTTGTCAACCAAACTGTTATCAAGCTGTCTGTCTGTAGTAGAACGCAGATGGGATTGGAAGGCTCACATTGTTAAAGATCATCAGCTACTGAAGGACATGCTTGCACTTAAGTCCCTGGCTAATCAGATAGCCCAGTTGAGAAATAGAAACCAAGGATAGGTTACTCGATAGAAATTTAGGAGCAGAGTAAGAATAGAGTCATGAACAATAGgaagaaatagttttaaatagatatttcttacAGTATGAGTCAAATTCAGAGAGTGGATTGAAGAGGGGCTCTGTCCCTAGAGAAGGAATAGTCCCACCTCCGCCTCTCCCTTACTCCCAACCACACTGCTACTGCTTGAgttcagattttcattttctcttaagGGACAATTACATTAGTTTTCTTCCTGGCATCCTTCCTCTAGTTTCAGCCCTCTTCTAGTCCATCTGTATATTCCTTCTGTATGGCCTTTCTTACGCACAATATATTAATTCAAACATTTCCTAGTTTCTCATTGGCTAGGGGATAAACTACAGACTCCTTGTGATGACCTCTAAGTCTCTCCTTGATCTTCGTTCTGTCTCCTTCTCCAGTCGCATCTCTAAGAAGCAGTCGTGCTGCACAGTGCAGAACGTGGGCTCGAAAGCAAGACTGCCTGGGTTCCAGCTTTTACTGGCTGTGTAAACCTGGGAgagttatttaacatctctgtaCCTCAAATTCTTCATTTGCCAAATAGGGATGATAATCATACCTCCCTCATTAGGGTTGTGCTAAGGATTAAATGTATTAACACATGTAGATTGTTCAGGATAACGCCTGACACCTAttaagtgctcagtgaatgttgGAGATTCTCATAACTATCTCTTGCAAATCCCCTGTGCAACCAACCCTTTGGTCACGTGAAATGACATGTGGCTCTCAGAATAAGTTCTACTGTTTCATCCCTTTGCATTTGAATGTGctgtttcttcttccctttctttccttatttctctggagaattccCCCTGATCTTTAAAGATAAGCATCTCTatgaagcctttcctgattcTACACCTCTAAGGAGTTTATCACCCCTTCTCTCAGCCATGGCTGCACTTAAGTACTGTTGTAATTCTCAAACTATATTGCCATTATGTGATGATGCATGTCTTCTTTCATAGTCTGTGAGGCTATTCTTTAATAGCCTTGAAGTCAGGGGATTAGATCTTATTTATATCTAAAATCTCAGTGCCTCACATAGTTTTAGCTCAGCGTatccattcagtaaatgtttgtggaatgaataaaccAGGGTGATGCTGGCTTGGAAAGGAATTGAGAGGATACAGAGACAATGAATAATACAGTATGATGCATGTAGGCTTAACAAATTTTCTCTTTGCCCACAGTTGGCTAATACAATCTTGGGAGATGGAGAAAGGGGCATAATTTTTCTGTCAGGGCCACTACAAATATGTATTTCACCTTAGAGTTCCTCACACATTAAAAGAGCATTTTCCTCTAGTCTTAAAACTTAGCTTCTCATTTTCTGTAGAAGGAAGTGTGTACCTAATACAGTGAGTggataaaatgatatatttgagCAATACAATTACCTAAGggaaaaaacagatttaaaaaaaaaaatggaaaagaaatctaTGACTGGGGACTCCAGAAACGTGCTAGCATATCATAGAAACCACACTGGAACTGGAGAAGTACTGCTGCCACACACAGGAGACTGCATAGGAACCTCActtgttttattattaaatataagtaGCATATTTGCTTGTCTTCATGCACATCAGTATAattacctaatttaaaaaaaaatattttaattaattaatttatttatttatttatttttggctgtgttgggtcttcgtttctgtgcgagggctttctccagttgcggcaagtgggggccattcttcatcgcggtgcgcgggcctctcactatcgtggcctctcttgttgcggagcacaggctgcagacgcgcaggctcagtagttgtggctcacaggcctagctgctctgcggcatgtgggatcttcccagaccagggctcgaacccgtgtcccctgcattggcaggcagattctcaaccactgcgccgccagggaagccctaattacctaattttaaaatctttaaagataTATGGTGGTTATAAGAATGATGAGAGAAAATAGGTTTTTTCTTACCATTGGCAAGGTCCTTAAAGACCAGCTCATTGAACCCTTCATTTTATTGGTAAGGAGACCAAGATTAAAGGAGGTAAGTGACTTGCCTCAGGTCCCTCAGCACTAGGCACTAGTGGCAATGCTAGGTCTTCATATGCATAGTCCAGGGGCCTTTCTTCTACTTCACTATCTCTCAGTCAGTATTTTTCAAGGTGTGGTCCTTGGACcacttgcatcagaatcaccagagTCTTTGTTACAATGAAGATTCCTGGCATTACTTCAGACCCTGAATCTAACTCTCTAGGGacagagcccaggaatctgcattttaagcaAGTTCCCTGGATGATTCCTACAAAATAATAGCCTTTTTTTAATCAGATGAAAACTTTCCAACTATTGCCGCTTTAGTTTCCCTTACTACTTTCCCCTATTAAAACTACTTCAGCTGCTATTAGAAGCACTAATTCAAAACCACTAAAAATTCTGCCATGATTTCTGAATAAACTTATATCACTAAGAGGTCAAACATGTTCccttggatttccctggtggcgcagtggttaagaatccgcctgccaatgcaggggacacgggttcgagtcccggtctgggaagatcccacatgctgcagagcaactaagcctgtgggccacaactaccgagcctgcgctctagagcctgtgagccacaactactgagcccgcgtgccacaactactgatgcctgcacgcctagagcctgcgctccgtgacaagagaagccaccacaatgagaagcctgtgcaccgcaatgaagagtagccccctctcgctacaactagagaaagcctgtgcacagcaacgaagacccaacacagccaaaaataaataaatttaaaaaaaaaagttccctttcCCATTCCCCTGGTcccttgctctttctttttttgccctACTGGGCACATGTCTAGCAATTCTTCTCCTTGGTGATTTGTCTGCAGACCAAAAACCTACCTGCTGCTACTTACATGTGTCCTGGGATGGCTCCTGAGGGCAACAACATGACTGTTGACAAAACCCAGCATGGAGCTGTCTTTAGTACTGAAGGCTGTGCAGGGAGTGTGAATGGACTTGGATGGGCTTAGCAATATTGAGTCAGAGGAAGGAGAAGCAGTAGCACCATTGCTCCAGTTACAATCAACAGGCAGGAGAAAAGACAGGGATTTTAGGAGGACAGTGGGGCCAACCATAGCAGTAAGGGCACCGTAATGTCTTGGGGAGAGCAGATAAGACTTAGTGGCTGGCTCTAGAATTTCTAAACTCCAGGGACTCAGGAATAGCAATCtggtgggaagggaaggaaggggactTACCATACAAGATGCTTTCACAAGGAACACACTCTTTTTACTTAGAttatgtgttaatttcaggtagtTTTGGGGATGCTGAAGATTAGAGGACTTGTTTTAAAACAGTGTTAGCATAGTAAACTCAAGATTGGATGCTTATTTTGAAAGGCGTGGAGTGGTAGGGGCTGATGGTTACTGAGACTGAAGTaagtctccccttcccccataaCACCCCTTGATGGTACCATTGACTGTACCCAGAAGTGGTTTCccattaatgagaaaaaaaagccaTATGGTTGCAAAAGAGTTATGGAAGGTGATGATGGAGAGAGTATTGAGAGAGAAGAGTGGGAATGGTGAGGAAAAGGAACGCTGGAGGATAGTTGGTGTCAGAcctaaatgaaggaaaaaagaaaagaagaatacaGGCTATTCTTGCTCAGTAATATAAGGTACCCTGGATGCTGTCACAATCTTTAAAAACTCCCTTCACTCTCATGGTTCTGAAAGCCAAATGATATTTCTGCTGTCCCTTACAGTTAAGGAAAAAAGTCTCAAAAAAGAAGTATTGCCCAGGGATACCTAGTGTTATAGGAACATTAATGCCAAGAATTCAtatccatgggacttccctggtggtccagtggttaagactttgccttccaatgcagggggtgtggggttgatccctggtcgaggagctaagatcccacatgcctcgtggccaaaagccaaaacataaaacagaagcaatattgtaacaaattcaataaagactttaaaaatggtccacatcaaaaaaaaaaaaaatcttaaaaaaaaaaagaattcatatcCAACTCTGAGGAGCTCCAAAGCCCAGGATCCTTCTATCATATTACCCTGCTGACTCTATATATCTTGCAGATTgataggaaaaaagagaaaagaaaagaaaaaaaaagatgtagaagAGGGAATGGAGATTGGCAAGGTATCTTAGAAGGGCATCAGGTTTTGTAGCCTGAAGgacatgggggaggggatgggagtggAAGGGAAATAATAAAACTTCTAAATCACAGTAAATGTGGCATAGGGACACTGGGATTATCTTTTGAGGCATGCTCTTTTACATTTGAAGGTATGTGAAATGCCAAAGCAgctgaaaaatgttaaaaaaaaatcagttactaGAATAGAAATGGAGCTCCCCTCTAGTGCGTGTCAGTGATAGCATTAAGTCTGAATAACTTTAAGCTCCAGAGCATAATGGTCAAGGTGGCCTAAGTCTCTTTGAAGGGAAGTGGCTACTTGTAGAAGCTGCGCCTGCAATCAGTTAATCTTTGTGGAATGCTGACCACATGACTAGTGAAAATCCTTACAAATGAGGCTATCATTGAACAAGCCCTTAGTGACATCAAAATAcctgcaaataaaattttaattcctgAAGAGAATTTAATATAACTGTAGAATGAATATGTTTTTTtagaagtatttatttttaaccagtTGAAAGAGATAATTGATCAACTGGATGCCACTtgcaaaaaaaaccacaaaagaatccccattttaaaactataaaaaatgctTTGCAAACATGCCCCCAACCAAGATTTTTATCAAAAGAAAATCCttggggggagaccttcaagatggcggaggattaagacatggagatcaccttcctccccacaaatacatcaaaaatacatctacatgaggaacaactcttacagaacacctactgaacactggcagaagacctcaggcttcccaaaaggcaagaaactccccacgtacctgggtagggcaaaagaaaaaagaaaaaacagagacaaagaatagggatggggcttccctggtggcacagcggttgggagtccgcctgccaatgcgggggacacgggtttgtgccccggtctgggaggatcccgcatgccgcggagcggctgggcccgtgagccacagctgctgagcctgcgtgtctggagcctgtgctccgcaacaagagaggccgcgatggtgagaggcccgcgcatcgtgatgaagagtggcccccgcttgccgcgactggacaaagcccttgcacagaaacgaagacccaacacagccaataaataaataaataaataataacattgatgtatgtggggaaaaaaaaaaaagaatagggatgggacctgcacctctgggagggtgctgtgaaggaggaaaagtttccacacactaggaagccccttcactggtgaagACGGGGGGTGGTTgggagggaagcttcagagccacggaggaatgcatagcaacaggggtgcacagggcaaagcagagagattcccgcacagaggatcgatgctgaccagcactcaccagcttgagaggcttgtctgctcacccgctggggtgggtgtgggctgggagctgaggctcgggcttccgaggtcagatcccagggagaggactggggttggctgtgtgaacacagcctgaaggggactagcgcgccacagctagccgggagggagtccaggaaaaagtctggaactgcctaagaggcaagagaccattgtttcgggggtgcacaaggagaggggattcagagtaccgcctaaaggagctccagagatgggcgcgagccgcggctatcagcgcagacaccagagacaggcatgaaatgcttaggctgctgctgcagccaccaagaagcctgtgtgcaaacacaggtcattatccacacctccactcctgggagcctgtgcagcccgccactgccagggtcccgtgatccagggataacttccccgggagaacacacggcgtgcctcaggctgttgcaacgtcatgtcggcctctgccactgcaggctcaccccgcattccatacccctctatctccccggcctgagtgagccagagccccctaatcagccgctcctttaaccccctcctgtctgggcgaagaacagacaccagagggtgacctacatgcagaggcagggcaaaatccaaagctgaaccccaggagctgtgcaaaccaagaagagaaagggaaatttctctgggcagcctcaggagcagtggattaaatctccacaatcaacttgatgtaccctgcatctctggaatacctgaatagacaacgaatcatcccaaaattgaggcggtggactttgggagcaactgaagacttgggatttgctttctgcatctaatttgtttctggttttatgtttatctcagtctggtatttagagcttattatcattggtagatttgtttatggatttggttgctctcttcctttatttttatatatatatatgtatatatatatatattttttctcctttttctctttttgtgagtgtgtatatgtatgcttctttatgtgattttgtctgtataggtttgcttttaccatttgtcctagtgttctgtctgtcctttttttaaagtatagtttttactgcttgttatcattggtggatttgtttactggtttggttgctctcttttttcttttcctttttttattactttttaattttaataatattttttaatttttaattttaataactttatttcttttttcttttttttctttctttctttttttttctctccattttatctgagccgtgtggctgacagggtcttggggccccagctgggtgtcaggcctgagcctctgaggtgggagagccgagttcaggacattggtccaccagagacctccaagccccacgtaatatcaatcggcgagagctctcccagagacctccgtctcaatgctaagacccagctccactcaacgaccagcaagctccagtgctggacatcctatgccaaacaactagcaagacaggaacacaaccccacccattagcagagaggctgcctaaaatcatactaagttcacagacaccccaaaacacaccaccggacactgtcttgcccaccagaaagacaagatccagccttatccaccagaacacaggcaccagtcccctccaccaggaagcctacacaacctacaGAACCAAActaacccactgggggcagacaccaaaaactacGGGAActgcaaacctgcagcctgcaaaaaggagaccccaaacacagtaagttaagcaaaatgggaagacagagaaatatacagtagatgaagaagcaaggtaaaaacccaccagaccaaacaaatgaagaggaaataggcaggctacctgaaaaagaattcagagtaatgatagtaaagatgatggaaaatcttggaaatagaatggagaaaatacaagaaacgtttaacaaggacctagaagaactaaagagcaaacaaacaatgatgaacaacacaataaatgaaattaaaaattctctagaaggaatcaaaagcagaataactgagacagaagaacggataagtgacctggaagataaaatagtggaaataactaccacagtgcagaataaagaaaaaagaaagaaaagaattgaggacagtctcagagacctctgggacaacattaaatgcaccaacattcgtattataggggtcccagaagaagaagagaaaaagaaagggacagacaaaatatttgaagagattataattgaaaacttccctaatatgggaaagaaaacagtcaatcaagtccaggaagcacagagagtcacaggcaggataaatccaaggagaaacacaccaagacacatattaatcaaactatcaaaaattaaatcaaagaaacaatattaaaagcagcaagggaaaaacaacaaataatatacaagggaatccccataaggttaacagctgatctttcagcagaaacactgcaagccagaagggtgtggcaggacatatttaaagtgatgaaagggaaaaacctacaaccaagattcctctacccagcaaggatctcattcagattcgacagagaaattaaaacctttacagacaagcaaaagctaagaaaattcagcaccaccaagccagctttacagcaaatgctaaaggaacttctctaggcaggaaacacaagagaaggaaaagacctacaataacaaacccaaaacaattaagaaaatggtcataggaacataaatattgataactaccttaaatataaatggattaaatgttccaaccaaacgacatagactggctgaatgggtacaaaaacaagacccgtatttatgctgtctacgagagacccacttcagacctagggacacatacagactgaaagtgaggggatgcaaaaagatattccatgcaaatggaaatcaaaagaaagctggagtagcaattctcatatcagacaaagtaaactttaaaacaaagactattacaagagacaaagaaggacacgacatcatgatcaagggatcaatccaagaagaagatataacaattgtaaatatttatgcacccaacataggagcacctcagtacataagacaaatgctaacagccataaaaggggaaatcgacagtaacaccatcatagtaggggactttaacaccccgctttcaccaatggacagatcatccaaaatgaaaataaataaggaaacaagctttaaatgatacattaaacaatggacttaattgatatttataggacattccatacaaaaccAACAGAATAGAGTCCCTCcgcaagtgctcatggaacattctccagaatagatcatatcttgggtcacaaatcaagccttggtaaatttaagaaaattgaaatcgtatcaagtatcttttctgaccacaacgctaggagactagatatcaattacaggaaaaaaatctgtaaaaaatacaaacacatggaggctaaacaatatgctactaaataaccaagagatcactgaagaaatcaaagaggaaatcaaaaaatacctagaaacaaatgacaatgaaaacgcgaTGACCCAAagcctacgggatgcagcaaaagcagttctaagaggaaagtttatagcaatacaatcctatctcaagaaacaagaaacatctcaaataaacaacctaaccttacacctaaagcaattagagaaagaagaacaaaaaaacccccaaagtttgcagaaggaaagaaatcaaaaagatcagatcagaaataaatgaaaaagaaatgaaggaaacgatagcaaagatcaatagaagTAAAatctggttccttgagaagataaacaaaattgataaaccattagccagactcatcaagaaaaaaagggagaagactcaaatgaatagaattagaagtgaaaaaggagaagtagcaactgacactgcagaaatacaaaggatcatgagattactacaagcaactatatgccaataaaatggacagcctggaagaaatggacaaattcttaggaaagcacaaccttccgagaccgaaccaagaagaaatagaaaatataaacagaccaatcacaagcagtggAATTGATACTGTGATTAataattttcaaacaaacaaaagcccaggaccagatggctctgcaggcaaattctatcaaaaatttagagaagagctaacacctagccttctcaaactcttccaaaatatagcagaggcaggaacactgccaaactcattctacgaggccaccatcaccctgataccaaaaccagataaagatgtcacaaagaaagaaaactacaggccaatatcactgatgaacatatatgcaaaaatcctcaacaaaatactagcacacagaat
Coding sequences within it:
- the LHCGR gene encoding lutropin-choriogonadotropic hormone receptor produces the protein MGRRSPALRPLLLLLLPPLLPRALRGEPCPEPCSCPPDGALRCPGPRAGLSRLSLTYLPIKVIPSQAFRGLNEVIKIEISQSDSLEKIEANAFDNLLNLSEILIQNTKNLVYIEPGAFTNLPRLKYLSICNTGIRKLPDVTKIFSSEFNFILEICDNLHITTVPGNAFQGMNNESITLKLYGNGFEEIQSHAFNGTTLISLELKENAHLEKIHNGAFRGATGPSILDISSTKLQALPSYGLESIQTLIATSSYSLKKLPSREKFTSLLDATLTYPSHCCAFRNLPTKEQNFSFSIFKNFSKQCESTARRPNNETLYSAIFAESELSGWDYDYGFCLPKTLQCAPEPDAFNPCEDIMGYDFLRVLIWLINILAITGNVTVLFVLLTSRYKLTVPRFLMCNLSFADFCMGLYLLLIASVDAQTKGQYYNHAIDWQTGSGCSAAGFFTVFASELSVYTLTVITLERWHTITYAIQLDQKLRLKHAIPIMLGGWLFSTLIAMLPLVGVSNYMKVSICLPMDVETTLSQVYILTILMLNVVAFIIICACYIKIYFAVQNPELMATNKDTKIAKKMAVLIFTDFTCMAPISFFAISAAFKVPLITVTNSKVLLVLFYPVNSCANPFLYAIFTKAFRRDFFLLLSKFGCCKYRAELYRRKDFSAYTSNCKNGFTGSNKPSQSTLKVTTLQCQYSAVLDKTCCKEC